Genomic DNA from Prunus persica cultivar Lovell chromosome G1, Prunus_persica_NCBIv2, whole genome shotgun sequence:
AGCACAGGGGCAAGTAGGAAGGCATAATAGGAACttgagaggaaaaaaagacAACAACGTTCAAATGCTTACCAATAAAACCCTAGGCAGTACAAATCAACTAATTATGACCTCCGAAtaaaacacaagaaaattaCCTGAAGCACCCTTGCTTCTACCAAAGTGGCATGGACAGTACCACTTGGACAGTAACTAGCTATAGaagttgaaataaaaaatttacaaaaagaaactttCAAAATTTAGCAAGGACATGCTTCATGACCACAAAATGTTGCTGTAATTCAGAGATTTAGTCAGGCAGGCAATGTGCTATGacatttttggatttttgtaGGTTTAAAAGATGTAGGAGTTGTAGGAAGTCTGTTTGTGTAACCTCAATGTTTATTAACTTGGTAGATTGTGGTTAACGTCGTGTGGTAGTtatggtatttttgttttggaaagtGAGTTACATTGTTGCCTTTCACAGCTAATGGTCCTCCCCCAAAACCGTGGGAGAGAGCAGGTTCCTCATCTGGTCCTGCACCTTTTAAACCCCCATCAGCTGGAAGCACAAGTGATGTAGTTGAGGCTTCAGGAACTGCTAAACCTGGAGAAATAGTTTCAAGTTCCGATAGAAATGCCACTGTTAATAGAAATGCTCTTGCTAGGCCTGTTCCCTCAAGGCCGTGGGAGCAGAACTATGGGAGCAGCAGCAACTACGGAGGTTAGTGAAAGCATGAACCTCTCCATCCCCTGATTTGTTgctttacaaaattttatttgtgtttattcgtctgttttttgttttgccttaGGCTATGGTTCCACTATGAACTATAACTCGGGTTACGGCTCCGGAATCTCCGGAATGTCTGGAATGTCTGGAATGTATGGTTCATCATATGGTGGAACTGGAGGATTATATGGTGGGGGAATGTATGGCAACAACAGCATGTATAGGGGAGGGTATGGAGGTGGAATGTACGGATCTTCTGGGATGTATGGAGGTGGAATGTACAATAGTGGTCTTGGAAGCCAGATGGGTGGTATTGGAATGGGCATGGGTGGCCCTTATGGAGGTCAAGATCCAAATGATCCATATGGTGGTCCTCCATCTCCACCAGGGTTTTGGATTTCAGTACTTCGGGTGGTAagcattttgtgtttttacttGTTTATACTGTCATATTCTATGGATCAAAAAtgcataatataataaacaaaTGTATTATGAAAGTAGTAAGGTATAATAGACTCTCAAGCTTTCTAAATGAATGTGTCAAAATTAGTATAACATGAATCATATTGTTTGCCGGTTTACCTTGTTTTCTGGAGCCTGCTTATAGGGCATCTGtaactcttttcttttggatggGGATTGGTAGAACAAGAAAGGGATGTGCTTTTTAACACCCcctataataataaataaaaaaattaattagagttattttggaattttggtgACTTTCATATGATTACTTATtctcaatttttccttttatggcAGACGCAAGGTGTGGTAAACTTTTTTGGTCGAATTGCAATTCTCATAGACCAGAACACCCAGGCATTCCATATGTTCATGTCTGCACTTCTTCAGGTAATCATCTGTCAATGCATCTCTTTATTTGTCGTCGGTGTAGAATCAAATTTTGTTCAACACTTGTGAAATGAATTATTTCTTAGAGAAGCCCATCATTTTCAATCCTAGGCATGGAGCATGCAGTAGAGATTCTAAAGTCTGACATATTTTAACCGGAAGTTTAATGTGGTGGTTTAGAATATCTGGCAATCTTACTTTTTGGTTACATCTTGCCAC
This window encodes:
- the LOC18788431 gene encoding peroxisomal membrane protein 13 — encoded protein: MESNPQPSANGPPPKPWERAGSSSGPAPFKPPSAGSTSDVVEASGTAKPGEIVSSSDRNATVNRNALARPVPSRPWEQNYGSSSNYGGYGSTMNYNSGYGSGISGMSGMSGMYGSSYGGTGGLYGGGMYGNNSMYRGGYGGGMYGSSGMYGGGMYNSGLGSQMGGIGMGMGGPYGGQDPNDPYGGPPSPPGFWISVLRVTQGVVNFFGRIAILIDQNTQAFHMFMSALLQLFDRSGLLYGELARFVLRILGVKTKPNKVHPQGPNGGPLHGPHGPHGPQNYIEGPRPAPSGGWDNVWENDTSK